aaataaacttgtttaaaattatagcataatacacaattataataaataatttaatttatactctacttacaaaataaatctcataaatatataattagattttcaCACTCATCATATTGTTTCcgttgttaaataattttcctcataatgtacttaattatgaTATGACATAAGTATCAtgcattcaaaatttattattatgcctAGACACattactatataaaaaataaccatttatttGCAAGTGGTTTTATCTTTGCACTTTTAGAACTTTAAGAAAAACTAGTATGTTTTGTAGCTTGTGCCttcttaaaacaatttcaatgGCAAAGCATTAGATTCAATCATATATGTAAAACATAACAGTATAGAAGCAATTGTACCTAATATCTGCCagctaaaattaaaagaataatattaccGGCCACTCGTATTTTACACTGTATTAAAACCAAACTAGATCTGATAAAAACAATTAggagataaaaaaatgtttacatacataatttttgattatttttatcctGTAgcttataatcatttatttattgaaatgtatcaatATATAAGGAAAACTGAATGCTTACCGTGAGCCTAAAGGATTGATGGGCTGTTTGAGGGGATCATGTTGTGGTACTCCTGTAGGTAGCCTTAGGTATAACAGTAACCTTTCAGCACCACTCAGGGCCTCCACAGCTTCTAAAAGCTGTGCTACCCTTTGTCGCCCTTCTTGGCTGTAACAATACAATCAATATATCTTCATTCTATTTTTAGAAGaacaaaacaatgtttatgtATCTATTTGTGGGGACTAATAGGATTCTAATAGGAGAGAATTTTCAGTGGATTATAGGTATTATCATGAAAACTATTTACATGCTACTTTCTCTTATCATTGCTGATTTGATCAGTTCCTAGATTATTTGTGATCTATAatgaaaatcataataaaactatattttataaaattattgtatagaATAGCGATACGAAGAGGCACTACAActgttttttaaatagaaagtgTACAGTTGAAATCAGTGTACACAACTGTCTCAACAGCTGTCTTGCTGATAACAATGTCCCAGTATCATTGTCGAGCTACGTTCGCTGATAAAACTAGTGTGGGCGTGGGAGCGCTAAATCTCAGCCAGGTTTATTAAAGTATACTTTTGGTTTATTGACGTTACCTGAGGGTGTTCTCGACGATTTGTTGCATAGAAGCTATTTTGCTCGAGTCCATCTTGGACTCGCTGCCCCGTGCGGACTCGCCGCCGGGGGCTGTGGCGCTCGACGATCCCGGAGCGTTGCTTGGAACGGCGACACTTtctttattgtaagacgcagtTTGCCTATGTTTTGGATGATTGACATTTTCCCGATGAAGTTTCGCGTCATCCACTAGTTCTCTTtcagttttaacatttttcgcACTATCGTCGGAGGCCCAAGGTTGAAATGGACTTGTACTATCCATTCTAACCCAAGCAGGTTATAAAATGaatgttattagatttcatATTGAAACTTTTTCTAATCTGAATTATAAAATGCGTAACAAAACTCCATTTTCTTGACATTTGATCAGCTGTGAGGTGAGGTGGAGTGAAGGGGGATTTTTGGGTTAACAGCATCAATAAAAGCAGGAATAACTTCTTTCTGTTCATATGGCAAACTACACATCAACGCAGACTCACGAAATGtacgtaggtacttatataGGTAGCTATTGTAGTAAGGTGCCTATGACAATGGTAGGTGGTACTAGTACCGGAGCTGTAcctcaaaatattaatataaaacaaaattcaacatcATTGGACATTTCGCACACAGTTATTTTATTCcgcaaactaagcagagcttgtactatgataagcaaataattgataaacattagaaataaacataacatgcaaaacataattttattttaatttaattacctctaaatttattttgtaattgtatttatttttataaataaacaaacgtgTAGTTAACAAAATGGAGAAGAATAGAATAGTCTAAATTGGGGTTATAGGCTGCAAGACGTAAATGTTTACAAACCCATTGAAAGATGCAAGAACTTGGTAAGCACAATATCGAAGTAAGCCAAATAAATAGGGAATTATGTAGAGATATAAAGAATGTCGGTTGTTAGTCTTTGTCTACGACTATTTAATTTTCAAGTCAAATTACAAATGTGACAACAATGACAAATTCAGTTTCGTGGTGTCAACTGTCAAGACTGTCAAGTGTCAACAGTGTCAACAAAACATTCCTGAGTACGTCCTGAAAAGTGTAAAACTTGTGGATTTTAGATCAACTGACACTTTTTGCTTTGAATATATGTGATAAACAGGTTAATTCTCATAATGCTTCGTTGTTTACTCTTCGTCTTTTATTCTTAGTTTTGTAGAATACAGTTAACTGTATCtagttattattactaaataaaacttttaacgCCGTTTCTCATTGTACGTACAAAAGTCAATTTACAGTGATTTGAGTACTCGTGCTTATTTGAATTGCTTACACTGCTAAATTATCTAGAAGAATTTGCCAGCACCACATGCTGTTTATGTTGCATTATTACCGCACGGCTGTCaaagaaagttattaaaaacccTCATTATTTGCAGCACTTAGAAATGTCTGATGAAATTGATATAGAGGAGCACGATGTGTTGGACAATCCTAACATCAAGAGGATCTTTCCTGACCTATCTAttataaaacaagaaatatCTCAGTATGAAGCAGGtaaatattcttaattatatttccttttataaTCATGTGTGTGCACAAAAACTTTATAGCTAAAGGCATAATGTACCTGAAATAATTTGAAGTGAACAGTGGATTGGGTATAGCTACCAACATTTTTTGCacatagttatatattatatgtttcaTATTCTACAAGTGCAAGCCTTGCTTAACTCTTTGTTCATGTGGTTTTACAATCACACAATGTTGACACTACACAGTAGAGTAAGTATAGTAAGAGCCAAAATTTTACCCTTTAACAATCTGGTAATATCTTGCCTGCTCAATGATTTAAGAGTAAATAGCTATGCGTATTGTTAAATatactgattttattttattatgcttgACTCTATCTGTTCATGAAGTTGAGTTCAGTCTAGATTCACCCAATCGGATAAGTGATatgaaatttgtaaaatattttctccatTCCCTACATGCCTATAGCTACTTAAACGTCCAATGGATACTATAGtatccaaaattatattacaataccctccaTGGATGTTAGAGACGATAGgcataatgttataaaaaaacattgaacagTTACTGAACAGCTAAATATTACAAGAAATATATAAGACTAGGAActtgttaatttgttttgctaGTAGTAAATCCtatgtaatagtaataaaaaatgctaaGTAAAGTACATGGTTCCTATTTGGTTTCAGGACTTGTTactaattttgaaaatactgtTGCTCAAGCAGTTGATGACTTAAATGAAGATCCAAATGCCACCACTACTATGCCTCAAAATGAAAAAGATCAAACATCAgttcatacaacatttaaacAGTTTCTAGCCTCGCTCGTTGATGAAGAGCGTGAAAACTCAGATAATAACTTAAGCACAACATCCTGTGCAGATACTGAAAGTGATACAATAACTTCTAGTTCATTCTCACTACCCAGCACTACAGATAACAGGGTGAAACGCCTCagacaaaatgtatttataataggATCAAAACCTtgtgtaaaacaaacaaaaaggaCTAAAGAAAAAACACAGATTAAAATAGTATTAGATGATATAAGTGATTATTTACACAGTTGTAGACAATATTGTGAACAATGTTACATACTCTTTCCAAGTGTTGATAGACTGGAATCTCACATGAACAAAATACACTCCAATACAAGCAGTGTCTTCACAAAGAAGTCAAGTGTGGGACTGAAATCTCCTGGAAGTAAGTTTCGATGTGAAATCTGTACCATTAATCTCTCTTGTAAGGGTAATCTTACAAGGCATATAAAAATGGTGCATAACAAACCTGGGATACCacaaaatgtacctaataaaaCCAGAAAGTCACTAAGGGAATCTCAACAAAATATTCAGACCACAAAACCTGCAATTGAAGATACTAAAGCTAAATTACCGAAACATAACTGTTTCCATTGTGAAAAAGTTTTTGAAACCCGCAATGCCCTCATTGAACATATTTATGAAGTATTAAATGCAACTAAAACTAATGAAGAAAATAATCAGAAGAGTAAAAAATGCGATGATATTGATAAAAgtaatgttgaaaataaatctattagTTTAGAAACCAAAAAGAGTAAAGAACGAGTCCCTTCTCAAATGGAGTTAGATgaacataaaagtaaaaatcatTCAGAAGATATTAACAATCAGAATAAAGAGAAAGTAACACAAAAACGGCTCTCTGCTCCTCTCGTAAATCGAAACAGATCCGAGTCGGTCGAAACTGTTAAAGACAAACCAGAAGCAAATAAACAAAGGGAGGCTAGGCAGCAGAGCCGAGGCAAAAGTGAAACTTCTGAAGAAAGCAACAGTGAAACAGAATACGATGATAATATTTCCGCAGATGTTGATGAAGATTTTACCATGTCTAAGAGCAAAGTAAAGCAAAAAAATGGTactgttaaaaatacaaatggCAACCTACATAAAAAGCATCAATGTTACATATGTTCGCAATACATGCACTTTTATAAGCCATACACAGCCCACATGCTCAAGAATCATaacataaaagaatattatgatgatgttattaaaatactagaCTTTGATCCTCAATGTAAGTTTTGCGATAAGAAGATGCCATGCATTCAGTCATACAATCAACATGTATCAAAGATGCATCAAGAAAAGTGGAAACAGGAAATTGAGGTCAGTGTAGAGGCGTTagaatctattatttttaaatgtcttaaATGTGGTGTGTTCTTTTTGAATTCACATACAGCCATCAACCATTCACAGCACCAGCACATATTAGGTGACTGGCGATGTGTTcaatgcaaaaaaatgtttaaagttaaGGATAAGATTCTGCATATGAAACAACATTCTCTTACTCGCAACATCACTGCTTACGAGTTGTGTGAGTTTGTGCTGAACAGAGTTCTTTATAAGTGTCTAAAATGTGCCGTTCATTTTACCGAAAAggaatattttgttcataacCAGACATGTGATGTAAATGTTCCTAACTCGTCTTACTGTAATGCATGTGATATTTTAATCTATGCAACTGATATGGATAAGCATGAACAATATCATCAAGGTAAAAAATTGCAGGCACTCGATTTCATTTTGATAGAAtccgaaataattaaaaacgaaGAAAATAAACGGAGAGCTCTCGCAAAAGACGCATTTACTACATCAAACTTTGCACTCACCTACTGTGCCGGGTGCAATTGTTTTGTAGGTGATCTGTCGGGAAACGCTCGTGCTCATATTGAAAAACGTTGCTCCCAAATCAACAGTAGGATCTGTAGGAAATGCGGTCTTATATTTACGTCCAAGGGTTATGTTTCCCATGAATTGCTACACGATAAagttaaaaatcttaatttacaaacttattattTCTATGATATTCAAACTAAAAAGCAAATGCTACCTCCTATACCGAAATATCCTAAATGTGAGATATGTGAAGTACATTTTCTAAGTAATCAAGCTATCAAACAACACGTTTGTTTTCAACAAGAGCACGTAGAATGTAATGTTTGTAAAGCAAAGTTAACCGAGGCAGCTTATAAATTGCATATTAATTATCACAACTATAAATTGTCGTCATCGGCGTTGACAAAGCAACAAAATGCACAAATAAAACTGAAGGAAAtcgaagtaaaaagtaataaagctAATGACGGAGGaagtaaatcaaataatatacaaaatgtaaatgGCGTTACTGAAATAGTTAATCCCAATCGAACTAATTACGTATTCACTTGTACCGTTTGTCTCTCTTCAGTAGGTACTTATGATGAAGTTGTTCTTCATTGCCAGTACCACTATGACAGTAAAAAGGAAAAACAATCAAGTGACgacaagcaaaataaaattagcgACACATGTAATGATCATCCCTCCTTGAGAATTAAGTTTGATCCATTCTATTTTCGTTTTAACAATGAATTATGGCagaatcatatttttgttaatttaaatcaagataatataaagaatatacTTGAAAATTCAGTCTACCAGTATGAATGTAGACTTAAAATGGAAGAAATTCAGACAGGACCCTCCAGTATGACTCTATACAAGTGTGATTTTTGTCGAGCTTATGTTAATCCTACTGCGTTGTTCTCCCATGCCCAAGGcataagcaaaacaaaaaagagATTTCCTTGTTCTGTTTGTGGGTTATGTTTCTCATCTCCTAGTTATAGATCGACCCATGAAAAAGTTCATGAAACGTccgatttaaatataaaatcttacaGAATCGTCATTTTTAATAAGACAGAACATAATGATTACAACAAGATAATGTTGAATGCGCAAAGTCGGTTCATCTTGTATCAATGCAGAAACTGTAACGAAGCTGTTGAACAATTTGAGCGTGATAAGCATCAATGTCGGGATAGTAATTTGAAAGAGTGTTCAAGTTgtggtttattatttaatcgtGATGATTATGATGCCCATGTTACGAAACACAAAGAGATAACACTTTTTAAACCTGAACGTATAAAAGTGGTCATGTTTAATAAGGTAGATAAATCAGACCAAAACGAAAACAAACTGCGACCCTCTTTTAGCGGAACCGTTGTTGATTTATCGTTTTACAAATGTTCATCTTGCGAGTTGTGCGTGTTGTCTGAAAGTGGTACGACCAACCACGTGTGcgtagcaaaatatttgaaaattcgATGTCTATATTGTAACTTATCTTTTGCAAAACAAGATATGCCTGAACACCTTAAGTTACATGAAAACTATTTCGATTTGGATTATGATGATTTTAAATCCAATGTAATACCTTTTATTGCACCTGCTGAAGCGGTGTCCCTAAAGCGAAAAGAGGAATCGGCTGCAACGCAATGTAATAATCCTAACaagaaaatctgtttaaatataactcaaaCCCTATACAAATGTAAATGTGGCCTCCACTTTTTAGAACAAATAAATGcagaaaaacattataatagttGCTATCCGAAAATGAAAATATCGAAgcaaaactgttttaaatgcGACCTTTTGTTCACACCAGGTGAATTATTTGATCATTTACTAAAACACCACAGTAACAAAAAGGTTCCATTTAAATATGCTATAGTCAATGTAGcagccaaaaaaataaaaaagtaaattggtttgtaataatattgtccAGAACTCCAGAGTAGCGTAGCGCTAAgtgaatcataaaaaaatatgctttattataaactaaggatgtaaaagtaaattaaagacTGAAAGTAAATAGGTAAACAAAAAACTTCTGAATTTATATAGTTTAAAAGCTTTAAGCCGTTCGGTTGCCGACGCAGACTTGACAAGCGGCACGAAATCTTATAATTATGCAAATAAGTgtacagatttttataaatacatattaataccCTAAACTTGTTCTTACTATTTATTAAGTGTAACATAACTGATAACGGTACTCTTATAAAGAAGGGAATTGgtgtactatatttattttaagtttacatatatttgtgtttttaagtTGAAGTAATAAGTTCCAAATCAATTAAATTTCAGTTTATAGCGAAGATAACAAAAATACTGGTTCATATAACATTCTCAATATTGTCACTCTACGAATGTAGTGCTGGTCCAACAATACTCCCTTGTGGCATTCCAACTGTGTATTGCTGTAACTGTAAGAGCTATGATTACCTTTAAAACGTGCAGTGTGTGggattacatatttatatctcatatattATTAGcgttgcatatttttattttaagctgttatttttataataaagttattcattattaataaataatgtcttttattacagtttttagTTAGATCTTGATACCCCATTTTTTCTGTATTAGGTATGATTTCTGCATACTATCATTACTTGGAAGTGGAGTGGTGCAGTGGTTTGGTGGTTAACGTGCACGCGGttgcaggttcgattcccatacggaacaactatatttaattttgtactggATAAATAGTTGTCTGTAAAGTCTCCGATGTCACAAGATCAATACTTCGATGGATAAAATACTAACTGCAAGACTTGCAGAAAGGTAAAAGTTAAGTAGGTGCAAAgaagttttgaatttaaaataataacaagaatTACCCGTGTAGTGAATATAGTACTCTCTAGGTCTAGTCCTTCGTCGCCTAGCAATATAAGATTTTACTAGacgacaaataaaaatattacatcgtATGTCTATGTTAAGTAAATATACCTTTCGAGAATTTCTAGATCAAAAGGCACAGAACGATGAGATCAGACTCATTTTTATTCGCCTAGTAGTCACTTTGATTTGGTATATATGTTATTAGTACGTTGGGCACATTAAAATCACTAAATTTACAATATTCAAAATGATTGCTTGCtgagcaaaaaaaaatacaactttgaaatattttttgataattaaatattttacttactgTATATATTCTTGGTGGCATTAGGCATAAAACCAGGATGGCCACGAAGcaaagcaaaaacaaaaaaaaaaaaagaaaattacacaTTAGTGGAAAGTTTCTATAATTTCGGAACGGCTTGTTAGCTGTCATAACGGGTAAATAAACCAAGTGACATTGACAGATGgcacgaaaataaattaaaaatatactgtaaaattgataattttatt
Above is a window of Anticarsia gemmatalis isolate Benzon Research Colony breed Stoneville strain chromosome 2, ilAntGemm2 primary, whole genome shotgun sequence DNA encoding:
- the LOC142980853 gene encoding uncharacterized protein LOC142980853 encodes the protein MSDEIDIEEHDVLDNPNIKRIFPDLSIIKQEISQYEAGLVTNFENTVAQAVDDLNEDPNATTTMPQNEKDQTSVHTTFKQFLASLVDEERENSDNNLSTTSCADTESDTITSSSFSLPSTTDNRVKRLRQNVFIIGSKPCVKQTKRTKEKTQIKIVLDDISDYLHSCRQYCEQCYILFPSVDRLESHMNKIHSNTSSVFTKKSSVGLKSPGSKFRCEICTINLSCKGNLTRHIKMVHNKPGIPQNVPNKTRKSLRESQQNIQTTKPAIEDTKAKLPKHNCFHCEKVFETRNALIEHIYEVLNATKTNEENNQKSKKCDDIDKSNVENKSISLETKKSKERVPSQMELDEHKSKNHSEDINNQNKEKVTQKRLSAPLVNRNRSESVETVKDKPEANKQREARQQSRGKSETSEESNSETEYDDNISADVDEDFTMSKSKVKQKNGTVKNTNGNLHKKHQCYICSQYMHFYKPYTAHMLKNHNIKEYYDDVIKILDFDPQCKFCDKKMPCIQSYNQHVSKMHQEKWKQEIEVSVEALESIIFKCLKCGVFFLNSHTAINHSQHQHILGDWRCVQCKKMFKVKDKILHMKQHSLTRNITAYELCEFVLNRVLYKCLKCAVHFTEKEYFVHNQTCDVNVPNSSYCNACDILIYATDMDKHEQYHQGKKLQALDFILIESEIIKNEENKRRALAKDAFTTSNFALTYCAGCNCFVGDLSGNARAHIEKRCSQINSRICRKCGLIFTSKGYVSHELLHDKVKNLNLQTYYFYDIQTKKQMLPPIPKYPKCEICEVHFLSNQAIKQHVCFQQEHVECNVCKAKLTEAAYKLHINYHNYKLSSSALTKQQNAQIKLKEIEVKSNKANDGGSKSNNIQNVNGVTEIVNPNRTNYVFTCTVCLSSVGTYDEVVLHCQYHYDSKKEKQSSDDKQNKISDTCNDHPSLRIKFDPFYFRFNNELWQNHIFVNLNQDNIKNILENSVYQYECRLKMEEIQTGPSSMTLYKCDFCRAYVNPTALFSHAQGISKTKKRFPCSVCGLCFSSPSYRSTHEKVHETSDLNIKSYRIVIFNKTEHNDYNKIMLNAQSRFILYQCRNCNEAVEQFERDKHQCRDSNLKECSSCGLLFNRDDYDAHVTKHKEITLFKPERIKVVMFNKVDKSDQNENKLRPSFSGTVVDLSFYKCSSCELCVLSESGTTNHVCVAKYLKIRCLYCNLSFAKQDMPEHLKLHENYFDLDYDDFKSNVIPFIAPAEAVSLKRKEESAATQCNNPNKKICLNITQTLYKCKCGLHFLEQINAEKHYNSCYPKMKISKQNCFKCDLLFTPGELFDHLLKHHSNKKVPFKYAIVNVAAKKIKK